From Bradysia coprophila strain Holo2 unplaced genomic scaffold, BU_Bcop_v1 contig_324, whole genome shotgun sequence, the proteins below share one genomic window:
- the LOC119079702 gene encoding uncharacterized protein LOC119079702 — translation MDEDPRLNAPVESFCGKFDRDRQGRHDKIILEVIDANMLSFQIQVIFILYCHLIVCSSTKNLYDEYNDKLELLSDYETQRQESNDHSCDKLEESPYPQDDEDSIVDKIDWIKRNPEKFQNFIINLNADNSLKSKRQAQFDKVDGPVTYPEVIANPLNNIPQPAPSADAMSYGNFINFADPTSIAGGNNSKPSPVTPAAPVQSVTVKNVTNSPAVVANTTKDSECSRFLSSDNATAVLEKVLEELELIRKAKEGNSTPEGAACNIIGSWNSEVIGLRFDISAKNETTNDLIVKLNEHNPPKRLTLMNTNWTTSGYILRRQGGPFYLWASKNKEDTLATFTGICKNCGETDTIFGTWSIVHPAKDCRDLQMAIETKRDIFRKETIHTRKLEKLSKIKKNSKTETELCVG, via the exons ATGGACGAAGACCCGAGGCTCAATGCACCCGTTGAGAGTT TCTGTGGTAAATTCGATCGTGATCGACAAGGACGCCATGATAAAATAATATTGGAAGTCATCGATGCAAATATGCTATCGTTTCAAATAcaagtgatttttattttatattgcCACTTAATTGTCTGCTCATCAACGAAAAACCTGTATGACGAATATAACGATAAACTGGAACTCCTATCAGACTATGAAACGCAACGTCAAGAATCAA ACGATCACTCATGCGATAAATTGGAAGAATCTCCATATCCGCAGGACGACGAGGACTCCATAGTCGATAAAATTGATTGGATTAAAAGAAATcccgaaaaatttcaaaatttcatcatCAATTTGAATGCTGATAACAGTTTGAAGTCGAAGCGACAGGCTCAATTTGATAAAGTCGATGGTCCAGTGACGTATCCGGAAGTGATAGCAAATCCTTTAAACAATATACCACAGCCGGCACCGTCAGCCGATGCGATGTCGTacggaaattttattaatttcgcTGATCCGACAAGTATAGCTGGAGGAAATAATTCGAAACCATCGCCCGTTACACCTGCTGCACCAGTTCAATCAGTAACCGTAAAAAATGTCACTAATTCACCGGCAGTAGTTGCTAATACGACCAAAGATAGTGAATGTTCTCGATTCCTAAGTTCAGATAATGCAACAGCAGTTTTAGAGAAAGTGTTGGAAGAATTGGAATTGATAAGAAAAGCTAAAGAAGGAAATTCTACACCCGAAG GAGCTGCATGTAACATAATTGGTTCATGGAATTCAGAAGTTATTGGACTGAGATTTGATATTTCTGCAAAGAATGAAACCACAAATGACCTAATCGTTAAACTAAATGAACACAATCCACCGAAACGATTGACGCTCATGAATACCAATTGGACCACAAGTGGATATATTCTACGAAGACAAGGAGGTCCGTTTTACTTGTGGGCTTCCAAGAATAAGGAGGATACTCTGGCAACATTTACAG gtatttgtaaaaattgtgGAGAAACTGATACCATATTCGGGACCTGGAGTATTGTTCATCCAGCAAAAGATTGTAGAGATCTACAAATGGCCATCGAAACTAAGCGTGATATTTTCCGCAAGGAAACGATACATACGAGGAAACTggaaaaattaagtaaaatcaAAA aaaattcaaaaaccgaAACTGAATTGTGTGTGGGATAG
- the LOC119079660 gene encoding uncharacterized protein LOC119079660, with product MNFVLTILIVLCSCYLHSILGQQSNLVCTQEFCKHYKEMTGCPNLPVGCVVQNATHSGNILPSATPCSCCEVCLEHIQEGEYCTIGSPGSPVPSTICGPGLKCATVSNDDHPRCMKMDDTECFKQQIEFDIAKKNGTIGKWMQRPMCDDEGFFKPVKCIPDEICYCLDKNGNRIFGEDVYSETADFTMNCECSRLASTFKNLMPSKYPQPTARCLDDGSFDPIQCFGNKCVCINSMYGGTTSDKMYDNDKLNQMPCYNRKIHRSNTVYEHDCEKIVADKLSEKYRLESEGSVVMDFKIDLCELNGWYKRVHEDKYSKSCVNKYGIQIGNYSLPKDDPEAKYMNCQCARANLLTNNTNIECCRNGNYPKFTCKNNECYCLDENGNQVTAEVQVDEIFTLRCYNDGFFC from the exons atgaacttcgttctaacaattttaattgtgcTGTGTTCCTGTTACTTACATTCCATTCTCGGCCAACAATCAAACTTAGTTTGTACccaagaattttgtaaa caTTACAAAGAAATGACGGGCTGTCCAAATTTACCAGTGGGATGCGTGGTACAAAATGCAACTCACAGTGGTAACATATTACCTTCGGCCACACCGTGCAGCTGTTGTGAAGTCTGTTTGGAGCATATAC AGGAAGGAGAATATTGTACTATCGGCTCACCGGGCTCACCTGTCCCATCAACAATATGTGGACCTGGACTAAAATGTGCTACAGTTAGTAATGACGATCATCCGAGATGCATGAAAA TGGATGATACAGAGTGCTTTAAGCAACAGATTGAATTTGATATAGCCAAGAAGAATGGAACTATCGGAAAATGGATGCAAAGACCAATGTGTGATGACGAGGGTTTCTTCAAACCTGTGAAATGTATTCCcgatgaaat aTGCTACTGTTTGGATAAAAACGGAAATCGAATATTTGGTGAAGATGTTTATTCAGAGACAGCTGATTTCACAATGAACTGTG AATGCTCCAGGCTGGCCTCAACTTTCAAGAACTTAATGCCCTCTAAATATCCACAACCAACAGCTAGATGCTTAGACGATGGATCATTCGATCCCATTCAATGTTTCGGGAATAAATGTGTCTGTATAAATAGTATGTACGGTGGTACGACCTCTGACAAAATGTACGACAATgacaaattaaatcaaatgcCTTGTT ATAATCGTAAGATTCACAGAAGCAATACGGTCTACGAACATGACTGTGAGAAAATTGTTGCGGATAAATTGTCAGAGAAGTATCGTTTGGAAAGTGAAGGCTCcgttgtaatggattttaaaatAGACTTATGTGAACTCAATGGGTGGTACAAGCGGGTTCACGAGGACAAATATTC CAAAAGCTGCGTCAATAAATATGGAATCCAAATCGGTAACTACAGTCTGCCGAAAGACGATCCAGAAGCGAAATATATGAATTGTC AATGTGCACGCGCCAATCTTCTCACTAACAACACGAATATCGAATGCTGTCGCAACGGAAATTATCCGAAG TTTACTTGCAAGAACAATGAATGCTATTGCCTTGATGAAAATGGCAATCAAGTGACGGCTGAAGTTCAagtggatgaaattttcacattaaGATGTTATAATGATGGCTTTTTCTGTTGA